In one Limosilactobacillus oris genomic region, the following are encoded:
- a CDS encoding KxYKxGKxW signal peptide domain-containing protein codes for MAKEHKKLYKAGKNWLVATLFAVAAGTALATASVHADTTEQSQPVVTDALTSQPAVNVTATAQSASTNSSVDGSYDGYPTVNGSVSGWLDTQNTNASTAAEQQKVVDARQAAIKQDQEQVNQQQETYDSANRNYQSAQASYDHALKVARENDYSFYKSSYDKANQEYQKLSAEIQPANRRAKEERFEQLTQILNNIDPKLLADDPLTHYRADLDYYLKVAEEDHHDMTRYHKTEDQYYEWTNLKVNLANLDKDYQLAKTNYEFAKKQLDQEVVKLNNEKEFNDYFTYTKEGKTLWNSLTEAKNELDSAQSLLQQYQQRLTKDQAKLKTEQNHLNQLLNSQTVNLVVQYLNPQGQVVGTQTFTGKSGDQVAASSVHAPAGYQFDPSDSSWQHWQLGDQDDTIQIYVTPTSSIPDTPDLSQNNGWLDSYSAQNGKLHLAGWHVSSASADYQYPYIIVLDNGREVGRAQAQLVDRPDVDRLYPNTNGRQAAGFTADVDIPTYAYGDRLTVIARFSNDPAGNGQYQDYYFNNLNPVTDLNANKANLDGYHLSTNSRNGDIQLNVVGWHAAGRSVTEGSHWLILFDNTTNSEIQRVKLSDADNYVVSRPDVARAFPGIANSGQSGFDGTFTLSRAELGHNLSVIARYSDDAVNGEGNRTDCWMAVPRLVNSQVNAGWVDNYHAERGTNGTGIDLVVSGWHVAGNSLAQPYHWVILYDNDTHQEVVRMPVKDQASDFYGNPHFATQPIQRPDVARQYQNVLDSNRSGFEARFALLQSTSQHSLSIISRYSDDATNGEGNHTDYWMPAMRLDQGNHANLDNISLSGNQLRVSGWHATNQMGTDEHVIILYDATQHRELGRQTVGRLARPDVAKAFPTIYNAADSGFSAAFDFQPEMAHDQIQIISRWTSAGNENSDYVDYWFAPQLLVSDQSNRASLDGFSLNNGQLTVTGWHASNQALGKQYHYVILFDQTTGYEVSRVETPLVQRPDVARAFPTILNAGESGFNVNFAFDPAQLDGHRLAIVSRWTTDPAGNGNATDYWFAPQTFTAAQPASRAVRGTGDGVGALDKWAVFINPALSSDNPNRIFFFASGWHASNAVTGRPYHDIMLIDNTTGQQVGGATYGNPMLPARDTSRPDIARLYGNQYQNAGESGFKIGLQTPQFAFGHRYTLISRYAAGEDGSDAVQQSYYLGQINQDMVNYGDGHDFFN; via the coding sequence ATGGCAAAAGAACATAAGAAACTATACAAAGCCGGCAAAAACTGGCTGGTTGCAACCCTCTTTGCGGTTGCTGCCGGGACTGCTTTGGCAACGGCCTCGGTTCATGCGGATACGACCGAGCAAAGCCAACCGGTTGTAACCGATGCGCTGACTAGTCAACCGGCAGTTAATGTTACTGCGACTGCGCAATCAGCGTCAACTAATAGTTCAGTCGATGGTAGTTATGATGGGTACCCAACCGTTAATGGTTCCGTTTCTGGCTGGCTAGATACTCAGAACACAAATGCATCGACCGCGGCAGAACAGCAAAAGGTAGTTGATGCACGACAGGCCGCCATTAAACAAGACCAGGAGCAGGTTAATCAGCAGCAAGAAACTTATGATAGCGCTAATAGAAATTATCAAAGTGCACAGGCTTCTTATGACCATGCATTAAAGGTTGCTCGAGAAAATGACTACTCATTTTACAAAAGCTCGTATGATAAAGCTAATCAGGAGTATCAAAAATTAAGTGCTGAAATACAACCTGCTAATAGACGTGCAAAAGAGGAACGTTTTGAGCAACTCACCCAAATTCTAAATAACATTGATCCTAAATTGTTAGCAGATGATCCTTTAACTCATTACCGGGCCGATTTAGATTACTACCTAAAAGTTGCTGAAGAAGACCACCATGATATGACCAGATACCACAAAACTGAAGACCAATATTATGAGTGGACGAATCTAAAAGTAAATTTAGCTAATTTAGACAAAGATTACCAACTGGCAAAAACAAATTATGAATTTGCCAAGAAACAGTTGGATCAAGAAGTTGTAAAGCTAAATAACGAAAAAGAATTTAACGATTACTTCACGTATACTAAAGAAGGGAAAACACTTTGGAATTCACTAACAGAGGCTAAGAATGAATTAGATTCGGCTCAGTCACTGTTACAGCAGTACCAACAGCGATTAACAAAAGACCAAGCTAAACTAAAAACGGAACAAAATCACCTCAACCAGTTGTTGAATTCTCAAACCGTGAACTTAGTAGTCCAATACCTAAACCCTCAAGGGCAAGTCGTTGGCACTCAGACTTTTACTGGAAAGTCCGGCGACCAGGTGGCGGCAAGTTCTGTCCACGCGCCAGCTGGCTACCAATTTGACCCGAGTGATAGCTCATGGCAGCACTGGCAATTAGGTGACCAGGACGATACGATTCAGATTTATGTCACCCCAACGAGCAGCATTCCGGATACCCCTGACCTCAGCCAAAACAATGGCTGGCTTGACAGTTACTCCGCGCAAAACGGCAAGCTCCATTTAGCAGGCTGGCACGTTTCTTCCGCCAGCGCTGACTACCAGTACCCGTACATCATTGTGCTGGACAATGGTCGGGAGGTTGGCCGGGCCCAAGCCCAGTTGGTTGACCGGCCAGACGTTGACCGCCTTTACCCGAACACCAACGGGCGCCAGGCGGCTGGCTTTACGGCTGACGTGGACATCCCAACCTATGCCTACGGGGACCGTCTGACGGTGATTGCTCGCTTTAGCAACGACCCGGCCGGCAATGGTCAGTACCAGGATTACTACTTCAACAACCTCAACCCGGTCACCGACCTGAATGCCAATAAGGCCAACCTGGATGGCTACCATTTAAGCACTAATTCACGGAATGGTGATATCCAGCTGAACGTTGTCGGTTGGCACGCCGCGGGCCGGAGTGTGACCGAAGGCAGTCACTGGCTGATCCTCTTTGATAACACCACCAATTCCGAAATTCAGCGGGTTAAGCTCTCAGATGCTGATAATTACGTTGTCAGCCGTCCCGATGTTGCCCGTGCCTTTCCGGGAATTGCCAACAGTGGTCAATCCGGCTTTGACGGCACCTTTACCCTGTCCCGTGCCGAATTGGGTCACAACCTTTCCGTGATTGCCCGCTACTCCGATGATGCCGTTAACGGGGAGGGCAACCGGACCGACTGCTGGATGGCCGTTCCCCGCTTAGTCAACAGCCAGGTCAATGCCGGCTGGGTTGACAACTACCATGCGGAGCGCGGTACTAACGGGACCGGGATCGACCTCGTCGTTTCCGGCTGGCACGTTGCGGGGAATAGCCTTGCCCAGCCTTACCACTGGGTCATCCTCTACGATAACGATACCCACCAGGAGGTCGTTCGGATGCCAGTCAAGGACCAGGCCAGTGACTTTTACGGGAACCCGCACTTTGCCACCCAACCGATCCAGCGGCCGGACGTTGCGCGTCAGTACCAAAACGTCCTCGATAGTAATCGGTCCGGTTTTGAGGCCCGGTTTGCCCTCCTTCAAAGCACGAGCCAGCATTCACTGAGCATTATCTCTCGTTACTCTGATGATGCTACTAACGGTGAAGGTAATCACACCGACTACTGGATGCCTGCAATGCGGCTCGACCAGGGAAATCACGCTAACTTAGATAATATTTCTCTTAGCGGCAACCAGCTTCGTGTTAGCGGTTGGCACGCTACCAACCAGATGGGAACTGATGAGCACGTGATCATCCTGTATGATGCCACCCAGCACCGGGAACTTGGTCGGCAAACTGTTGGCCGCCTGGCCCGGCCTGACGTTGCGAAGGCCTTTCCAACGATTTATAACGCCGCTGATTCCGGTTTCAGTGCCGCTTTTGATTTTCAACCGGAAATGGCCCATGACCAGATTCAAATCATCAGTCGTTGGACTTCCGCTGGCAACGAGAACAGCGACTATGTCGACTACTGGTTCGCACCGCAACTGCTGGTTAGTGACCAGAGCAACCGGGCCAGCCTGGATGGCTTTAGTCTCAACAATGGTCAACTGACCGTGACCGGCTGGCACGCTTCTAACCAGGCCCTTGGCAAGCAATACCACTACGTCATCCTCTTCGACCAAACAACGGGTTACGAGGTTAGCCGGGTGGAAACGCCGCTGGTACAACGTCCGGACGTCGCCCGGGCCTTCCCGACAATTCTGAATGCTGGGGAGTCCGGCTTCAACGTCAACTTTGCCTTTGATCCGGCCCAGCTTGATGGCCACCGGCTCGCAATCGTCAGTCGCTGGACTACTGACCCGGCTGGTAACGGCAATGCGACGGACTACTGGTTTGCCCCGCAGACATTCACGGCGGCCCAACCAGCTTCCCGGGCTGTCCGGGGGACCGGTGATGGGGTCGGCGCACTCGACAAGTGGGCGGTCTTCATCAACCCGGCCCTGAGCTCCGATAACCCGAACCGGATCTTTTTCTTTGCTAGCGGCTGGCACGCCTCGAATGCCGTTACTGGTCGCCCGTACCACGACATCATGTTAATTGATAACACGACTGGCCAGCAGGTCGGCGGTGCGACCTACGGGAACCCAATGTTGCCGGCCCGGGACACGAGCCGCCCAGATATTGCCCGCCTCTATGGCAACCAGTACCAGAATGCTGGCGAGTCGGGCTTTAAGATTGGCTTGCAGACGCCACAGTTTGCCTTTGGGCACCGCTACACCCTGATTAGTCGCTATGCTGCTGGTGAGGATGGCAGTGATGCCGTTCAGCAGTCCTACTACCTGGGTCAAATCAACCAGGACATGGTTAATTATGGTGATGGTCACGACTTCTTTAATTAA
- a CDS encoding IS30 family transposase — MGTTILSFQHRVVIETLHNEGRSLRYIANYLGFSKTTIFNELHRLNSEYQAELAQTDFEQKVSQRRRKSSLTKNLKHLVEERIQVQKWSPEQVAHVVGIAYKTVYNWIDQKWLDVQLSDLPDHGIRRHRAKEKRGTFSHGRSIEERPHKIETRQEFGHFEADTVLSGKRKGQAVATFVERKSRLTIVKRLHGRDSQSMTQAVVELASQLQDKLKTLTVDHGKEFANYQTIERQTGTPVYFAHAYSPHERGSNENRNRVLRRFIPKGQAIEELSDRQLVQINWYLNFRPLKCLNWRTPIEIFLLNLRH; from the coding sequence ATGGGCACCACTATTTTATCATTCCAGCACCGCGTTGTCATTGAAACGCTTCATAATGAAGGACGTTCTTTGCGATACATCGCTAACTACTTAGGCTTTAGTAAGACCACCATCTTTAACGAACTTCACCGGCTAAATAGTGAGTACCAGGCTGAGCTAGCGCAAACTGACTTTGAACAAAAGGTTAGTCAACGGAGGCGGAAGTCTTCGCTCACTAAAAACCTTAAACACTTGGTCGAGGAAAGGATTCAAGTCCAGAAGTGGTCCCCTGAACAAGTTGCCCATGTGGTGGGGATTGCCTACAAGACGGTTTATAACTGGATTGATCAAAAATGGCTTGATGTGCAGTTATCTGATTTGCCTGATCATGGAATACGTCGCCATCGCGCTAAAGAAAAGCGTGGTACATTCAGTCACGGCCGCTCAATTGAGGAGCGTCCTCATAAAATCGAAACTCGCCAGGAATTTGGCCACTTTGAAGCTGACACCGTGCTTTCTGGCAAGCGTAAAGGTCAAGCTGTGGCTACTTTTGTGGAGCGTAAGAGTCGCCTGACAATTGTTAAACGGCTCCATGGCCGCGACAGTCAGTCCATGACTCAAGCCGTAGTTGAACTAGCTAGTCAACTTCAAGACAAGCTCAAGACGCTTACCGTGGATCATGGTAAAGAGTTCGCTAACTATCAGACAATTGAACGGCAAACTGGTACTCCGGTTTATTTTGCCCATGCTTATTCACCACATGAACGCGGTAGTAATGAGAATCGTAACCGAGTTTTGCGACGATTTATTCCCAAGGGACAAGCTATTGAAGAGCTGAGCGATCGCCAGCTGGTTCAAATCAATTGGTATCTGAATTTCCGGCCACTTAAATGTCTTAACTGGCGCACACCAATCGAGATCTTCCTGCTTAATTTACGTCATTAA
- a CDS encoding IS3 family transposase: MRELDIQVSLYNRHRNGKYSSYHGTVGQVADNKLKQEFNEVWPYQVIHTDVTQVRLANHQWAYISVMIDEASQEILAFQINTRPSKDLIMRTLTELIDHLPDDAQPIIHSDQGWHYQLAYYTQKLVDHRFIQRMSRKGNCLDNAPIESSFHLFKTELLAGFPPCKDITELTELSQKYVQYFNNVRTTLKTKGMTPVEYRNHTLAA; encoded by the coding sequence ATGCGTGAATTAGACATACAAGTAAGCTTATACAATCGCCATCGGAATGGTAAATATTCATCATATCATGGCACTGTTGGTCAGGTTGCAGACAATAAATTAAAGCAAGAGTTCAATGAAGTTTGGCCTTACCAGGTTATTCATACTGATGTGACGCAGGTTCGTTTAGCCAATCATCAATGGGCTTATATCTCGGTAATGATTGACGAAGCGAGTCAAGAGATTCTGGCCTTTCAGATTAACACCAGACCCAGTAAAGATTTGATTATGCGAACTCTGACAGAATTAATCGACCATTTACCTGATGATGCCCAACCAATTATCCATTCAGATCAAGGCTGGCATTACCAGTTAGCTTACTATACCCAAAAGTTAGTGGATCATCGGTTTATTCAAAGAATGTCACGGAAAGGAAACTGCTTGGATAACGCTCCGATAGAAAGTTCCTTTCACTTATTTAAGACGGAATTACTGGCTGGCTTTCCACCATGTAAGGATATTACAGAACTAACTGAACTTTCCCAGAAGTATGTTCAGTACTTTAACAACGTCAGAACGACCTTAAAAACAAAAGGTATGACTCCGGTTGAGTACCGAAATCATACCTTAGCAGCTTAA
- a CDS encoding helix-turn-helix domain-containing protein: MVKYKPELKAQIVNEYLSTSQSTYVLSDKYQISRRRIAEWIQRYRLNGIDAFKPHRHKRTFTTDFKLSVIDYYQTHEDSMAEVAARFDVLPAQISVWCSQFERVGITALKPHPKGRLSKMKHTKK, encoded by the coding sequence ATGGTCAAATACAAACCTGAATTAAAGGCGCAAATTGTTAATGAATACCTATCAACTTCGCAAAGTACTTATGTTTTAAGTGACAAATATCAAATTAGTAGGCGTCGAATAGCTGAATGGATTCAAAGGTATCGGTTGAACGGGATTGATGCCTTTAAACCTCACCGACATAAGCGAACCTTTACCACTGATTTCAAATTAAGTGTGATAGACTACTACCAAACTCATGAGGATTCAATGGCTGAAGTAGCGGCTCGTTTTGATGTCTTACCAGCACAAATTTCTGTATGGTGCTCACAATTTGAACGGGTCGGGATTACAGCTTTGAAGCCTCACCCGAAAGGTAGGCTGTCTAAAATGAAACATACTAAAAAGTAG
- a CDS encoding helix-turn-helix domain-containing protein — protein sequence MRLRGDVLKQIRRKRGLSQTALAEGICTQATISLMEKQNRLPKMDILTAICERLNIQPDRIVENEVSGVNDTFNQIIDALTDQEYDLAKQLISKISIKSLNSDFDKQRYYYLLGMVQISQDQIDDAIFNFELVLTQFATTSANIYLAMTTAGMALAYLKRDDHERAVRLTDRAVKLIDNKKLIGSLHQWASINCKIAELYWRLGEPEKALASAQRGIQLCRDRDSLFILDQLYLYVGRAYIAMGEKEKAKQALEVAKSLSIARHGKINEEHIIEELAKLD from the coding sequence ATGAGACTACGTGGAGATGTGTTAAAACAAATTCGCCGCAAGAGGGGGTTATCGCAGACGGCATTAGCTGAAGGGATTTGTACCCAAGCGACGATTAGTTTAATGGAGAAACAGAACCGGTTGCCCAAGATGGATATTTTGACGGCGATTTGCGAACGTCTCAACATTCAACCGGACCGGATCGTGGAAAATGAAGTGAGTGGCGTTAACGATACCTTTAACCAGATTATCGACGCCTTGACAGACCAAGAGTATGACTTGGCAAAGCAACTCATTTCAAAGATTAGCATTAAAAGTTTGAATAGCGACTTTGATAAGCAACGGTACTACTACCTGCTCGGGATGGTGCAGATTAGTCAGGACCAGATTGATGATGCGATTTTCAACTTTGAACTTGTTTTAACTCAATTTGCGACGACCAGCGCCAACATTTACCTGGCAATGACCACGGCGGGGATGGCCTTGGCCTACCTGAAACGGGATGACCATGAACGGGCTGTTCGTTTGACTGACCGGGCAGTTAAGCTAATTGACAACAAGAAGTTGATTGGGAGTCTGCACCAGTGGGCTTCAATTAACTGCAAGATTGCCGAGCTCTACTGGCGCTTAGGTGAGCCTGAAAAGGCGTTGGCAAGTGCCCAACGGGGAATTCAGCTCTGCCGGGACCGGGACTCGCTCTTTATCCTTGATCAATTATACCTGTACGTTGGCCGGGCCTACATCGCCATGGGTGAAAAGGAGAAGGCCAAGCAGGCACTTGAAGTAGCGAAGAGCCTTAGCATTGCCCGTCACGGGAAGATTAACGAAGAACACATTATTGAAGAACTTGCCAAATTAGATTAA
- a CDS encoding D-alanine--D-alanine ligase family protein, which produces MTKKLRVALLFGGNSSEHDVSKRSAHNIYDAMDKDKYDVSLFMFTKDGILLDNAYSQRIFDGEPEDQVVADAYRHMDLDQPLAPIMALNELEAVDFFYPVIHGNLGEDGTIQGLFKLLKKPYVGSGISASALSFDKDLTKKMLNEAGIRNTPYVLLTPENQAEYSWGRLEEELGNLIFIKPARQGSSVGIHRVTNAEEYAAALKDAFKYDFKVLAEKGLDRPQEIEISILGNEHPVASKLGAVRVPESDPFYDYENKFVDASGVVFELPVKLPQYLTDEITEMALKAYRVLGMKGLSRIDFLVDSNNIPYLSEPNTLPGFTNISLYPQMWEVSGISYSELIDRLIELGLAEFKRNSQIKYDFRELGTEHVGQKKYND; this is translated from the coding sequence ATGACAAAGAAATTACGTGTTGCTTTATTGTTTGGTGGCAATTCATCTGAACATGATGTTTCTAAACGGTCAGCACATAATATTTATGATGCCATGGACAAGGACAAGTATGATGTCAGCCTTTTTATGTTCACTAAGGATGGCATCCTGCTGGATAATGCCTACTCTCAACGAATCTTTGATGGGGAACCCGAAGATCAGGTGGTAGCGGATGCTTACCGGCACATGGACCTCGACCAGCCGCTGGCCCCAATTATGGCGCTGAACGAGCTGGAAGCGGTCGACTTCTTCTACCCGGTTATTCACGGGAATCTGGGGGAAGATGGGACAATCCAGGGTCTGTTCAAACTGCTGAAGAAGCCTTACGTCGGGTCCGGAATTTCTGCCAGTGCCCTTTCCTTTGACAAGGACCTGACCAAGAAGATGTTAAACGAGGCTGGAATCAGGAATACCCCGTACGTCCTGCTGACACCGGAAAATCAGGCCGAATATTCCTGGGGACGGTTAGAGGAAGAACTCGGCAACCTGATCTTTATCAAGCCAGCTCGGCAAGGATCGTCGGTGGGGATTCACCGGGTAACGAACGCTGAGGAGTACGCCGCGGCGCTTAAAGATGCCTTCAAGTATGACTTTAAGGTTTTGGCAGAGAAGGGGCTTGACCGGCCGCAGGAAATTGAAATTTCTATTTTAGGCAATGAGCACCCGGTAGCTTCTAAGCTGGGGGCCGTTCGGGTACCGGAAAGCGATCCTTTCTATGACTACGAAAACAAGTTTGTCGATGCCAGCGGCGTGGTCTTTGAACTGCCGGTGAAGTTACCGCAGTACTTGACTGACGAAATTACGGAGATGGCGTTGAAGGCGTACCGGGTTCTGGGGATGAAGGGACTCTCACGGATTGACTTCCTGGTTGATTCTAACAACATTCCATACCTGAGCGAGCCGAACACCCTGCCTGGCTTTACCAACATCAGCCTCTACCCGCAGATGTGGGAAGTTTCTGGCATTTCGTATTCAGAACTGATTGACCGCCTGATTGAACTTGGTTTAGCAGAGTTTAAACGAAACAGTCAAATTAAATATGATTTCCGTGAATTAGGAACGGAGCATGTTGGTCAAAAGAAATACAACGACTAA
- a CDS encoding glycine cleavage system protein H: MATKNTYFWTKQQADGTTRVGLNDQGRDDLGEVSFIDLPAAGTELEVGGKFISVEAEKAVTDLESPVAGTIVAVNEKLADQPEDLSSSDDQQNWIVTVK; the protein is encoded by the coding sequence ATGGCAACAAAGAATACGTATTTTTGGACGAAGCAGCAGGCTGATGGGACGACCCGGGTGGGCTTAAACGACCAGGGGCGCGATGACCTGGGAGAAGTTAGCTTTATCGACCTGCCGGCAGCCGGCACGGAGCTAGAAGTCGGGGGAAAGTTTATTTCTGTAGAAGCTGAAAAGGCGGTTACCGACTTGGAAAGCCCAGTTGCGGGGACAATCGTTGCCGTCAACGAAAAGCTGGCTGACCAGCCGGAAGACCTTTCTAGCAGTGACGACCAGCAAAACTGGATCGTGACGGTGAAGTAA
- a CDS encoding FtsW/RodA/SpoVE family cell cycle protein, with protein MQHSQNDEESRLDWGIIFCVLMLALIGLASIYVAAVHDQQPTSVARQVITQLVWYIIGTILVVVIMQFDSEQLWKLAPIVYWFSIFLMFAILVFYSRSYYVNTGAKSWFAIGPFTFQPSEIMKPAYILMMGRVITTHNNRYPVHTVQSDWRLIGTMFLWLLPVLISLHFQNDFGTALVFCAIFAGMILVSGVTWRILAPAIIGVSAVGGAVLAMVTSTVGRTILEHIGFQAYQFDRVDTWLHPEQDTTNQGYQLWQSIKAVGSGGITGTGFNNSKVYVPVRESDMIFSVIGENFGFIGGVLLILIYLLLIYLMIRVTFDTKNEFYAYISTGVIMMILFHVFENIGMNIGLLPLTGIPLPFISAGGSSLIGNLIGIGMVMSMRYHHRSYMFSSNQEFR; from the coding sequence ATGCAACATTCGCAAAATGATGAGGAAAGTCGACTTGACTGGGGAATTATTTTCTGTGTGCTTATGCTCGCCTTGATTGGCCTAGCGTCGATTTACGTGGCGGCGGTTCACGACCAGCAGCCGACCAGTGTCGCCCGGCAGGTAATTACTCAACTGGTCTGGTACATCATCGGGACCATCCTGGTGGTGGTCATTATGCAGTTTGACTCGGAGCAGCTCTGGAAACTGGCACCGATTGTCTACTGGTTCAGTATTTTTCTGATGTTTGCGATCCTGGTATTTTATAGCCGGTCGTACTACGTTAATACCGGGGCCAAGAGCTGGTTCGCTATCGGGCCGTTTACTTTCCAGCCGTCGGAAATTATGAAGCCAGCCTACATCCTGATGATGGGGCGGGTCATTACAACTCATAATAACCGTTATCCTGTCCACACCGTCCAATCCGATTGGCGCTTGATTGGGACAATGTTCCTGTGGCTCCTGCCGGTCCTGATCTCCCTTCACTTTCAAAATGACTTTGGGACCGCGCTGGTGTTCTGTGCTATCTTTGCGGGGATGATTCTGGTCTCTGGGGTAACCTGGCGAATCTTAGCCCCGGCAATTATTGGGGTGAGCGCGGTTGGTGGCGCCGTACTGGCGATGGTTACCAGTACGGTCGGTCGGACTATTTTGGAGCACATTGGCTTCCAAGCCTACCAGTTTGACCGGGTCGACACCTGGCTGCACCCGGAACAGGATACGACCAACCAGGGTTACCAGCTGTGGCAGAGTATCAAGGCCGTTGGTTCCGGTGGAATTACCGGGACGGGCTTTAACAATTCCAAGGTGTACGTGCCGGTGCGGGAATCCGACATGATTTTCTCGGTGATTGGGGAAAACTTCGGCTTTATCGGCGGGGTTTTACTGATCCTGATTTACCTGCTGCTGATTTACTTGATGATCCGGGTAACCTTTGATACGAAGAACGAATTCTACGCCTATATCTCAACCGGGGTCATTATGATGATCCTCTTCCACGTTTTTGAAAACATCGGGATGAACATCGGTTTACTGCCATTGACCGGGATCCCGCTGCCCTTCATCAGTGCAGGGGGGTCATCATTGATCGGTAACCTGATTGGGATCGGAATGGTGATGTCGATGCGGTACCACCACCGTTCCTATATGTTTAGCAGCAACCAGGAATTTAGATAA
- a CDS encoding DUF2969 domain-containing protein, producing MAKKDKKIEVSVKDIERHNQPVQQIFIGRRLIGEVVTANERFKAVLVADQSEFNVRSQEEGLEMVLQQYHLHQR from the coding sequence GTGGCAAAGAAAGATAAAAAGATTGAAGTAAGCGTTAAGGACATTGAACGACACAACCAACCGGTCCAGCAGATTTTCATTGGCCGGCGGCTGATTGGGGAGGTCGTTACCGCCAATGAACGGTTTAAGGCCGTCTTGGTGGCCGACCAGAGTGAATTCAACGTCCGCTCACAAGAAGAGGGCCTGGAAATGGTCCTACAGCAATACCATCTCCACCAGCGGTAG
- the yidD gene encoding membrane protein insertion efficiency factor YidD: MVHLLCNLVRWYQRGVSARRPYRVCRFSPTCSQYMIEALKRFGLKGLLLGIARLLRCQPFFRGGYDPVPEHFTFQRQH; this comes from the coding sequence ATGGTTCACTTACTATGTAACCTCGTCCGCTGGTACCAACGAGGAGTTTCGGCGCGCCGCCCATACCGGGTCTGCCGGTTCTCCCCTACGTGTTCCCAGTATATGATAGAGGCCTTGAAGCGCTTTGGCCTCAAGGGACTATTACTGGGCATTGCCCGGCTCTTGCGGTGTCAACCGTTTTTCCGGGGTGGCTATGACCCCGTGCCGGAACACTTTACGTTTCAGCGGCAGCATTAA
- a CDS encoding rod shape-determining protein: MAKDIGIDLGTANVLIYVQGKGIVLNEPSVVAIDTQTNKVLAVGSEAYRMVGRTPSNIRAIRPLKNGVISDFDVTQEMLSYFIGKLSVKGFMSKPNIMICAPTNITEIERKAIIQAAEQSGGGKVYLEYEPKVAAIGAGLDIFKPRGSMVIDMGGGTSDIAILSLGDIVASQSIRLAGDKMNSDIAAYIKDKHGLVIGEHTAENIKMEIGTALQVDDPKEMDVRGRDVASGMPKQITVNQNEIEEALHDTLDQIITATINVLETIPPELASDIIDRGIVLTGGTSLLNGLDQLFSSRLKVPVVVSQDPLDNVAKGAGEMLERMQKTDSKKK, encoded by the coding sequence ATGGCTAAAGATATTGGAATTGATTTGGGGACGGCCAACGTTCTGATTTATGTACAGGGCAAGGGCATTGTCTTGAACGAACCATCCGTTGTCGCAATTGACACCCAGACCAATAAAGTACTAGCGGTCGGCTCAGAAGCGTACCGGATGGTGGGGCGGACTCCCAGCAACATTCGGGCAATTCGCCCGCTCAAGAACGGGGTCATTTCAGACTTTGACGTTACCCAGGAGATGCTTTCCTACTTTATCGGCAAGTTGAGTGTTAAGGGGTTCATGTCGAAGCCGAATATCATGATCTGTGCACCAACTAATATTACTGAAATCGAACGGAAGGCGATTATCCAAGCGGCTGAGCAGTCTGGTGGCGGCAAGGTCTACCTGGAATACGAGCCGAAAGTAGCGGCCATCGGTGCTGGTTTGGATATCTTCAAGCCGCGCGGCAGCATGGTCATCGATATGGGTGGGGGAACCAGTGACATTGCCATCCTTTCCTTGGGGGACATTGTGGCTAGTCAATCCATCCGTCTCGCCGGGGACAAGATGAACAGCGACATCGCTGCCTACATCAAGGACAAGCATGGTCTGGTAATCGGTGAGCACACCGCCGAAAACATCAAGATGGAAATCGGGACGGCCCTGCAGGTCGACGACCCTAAGGAAATGGATGTTCGTGGCCGGGACGTTGCCAGTGGAATGCCAAAGCAGATTACCGTTAACCAAAACGAAATCGAAGAAGCCCTCCACGATACCCTCGACCAGATTATCACGGCTACGATCAACGTTTTGGAAACCATTCCGCCTGAGCTGGCGAGTGACATCATTGACCGGGGAATCGTCCTCACTGGGGGAACCTCGCTCCTAAACGGACTTGACCAGCTCTTCAGCTCCCGCCTCAAGGTTCCGGTAGTCGTTTCCCAGGACCCACTGGATAACGTTGCCAAGGGGGCCGGCGAGATGCTGGAACGGATGCAAAAGACTGATAGCAAAAAGAAGTAA